The Panthera tigris isolate Pti1 chromosome A1, P.tigris_Pti1_mat1.1, whole genome shotgun sequence region CCAACAGTCTCCAAAACTACACACTTAGCCCTAATTCTCATTTCTACATTAAAATTCGAGACAGTGGTGATGGAAAGATATACCCAGAACTGGTCCTGGACAGAGCATTAGATCATGAGGAGGAGCCTGAGCTCACATTAACACTCATAGCACTGGATGGTGGATCTCCACCCAGGACTGGAACAACTTTGGTTCTCATCAAGGTCTTGGACATCAATGACAATGCCCCTGAGTTTGCTCAGAGGCTCTATGAAGTACATGTCCTGGAGGACACACCTGCTGGCTCCTGGATTATCACCATTTCTGCTAAGGATATGGATTCAGGAAATTATGGGAAAATATCATACACATTTTTGCATGCATCAGAAGATATTcgtaaaacatttgaaattaatcCAATATCTGGGGAGGTTCATTTGAGATCATGCCTGGATTTTGAAGTAATACAGTTCTACACTATAAATATTCAGGCAACAGATGGTGGGGGTCTTTCAGAAGAATGCAGTCTTCTGGTTAAAGTAGTAGATATAAATGATAATCCACCAGAAGTGACCATTTCATCATTTACAAAGACAATTCCAGAGAACGCCTCAGAGACTCTGGTTGCTCTTTTCAGCGTCCGAGACCAAGACGCTGGGGATAATGGAAGGATGGTTTGCTCTATTCAAGACGAGCTGCCTTTTTTTCTGAAACCAACCTTCAAGAACTTTTTCACTCTAGTTTCGGAAAAAGCACTGGACAGAGAGACAAGATCTGAGTACAACATCACCATCACCGTCACCGACTTGGGGACCCCCAGGCTGAAAACGCAGCACAACATAACCGTGACGGTCTCCGACGTCAACGACAACGCCCCCGCCTTCAGCCAAACCACCTACACCCTGCGCGTCCGCGAGAACAACAGCCCCGCCCTGCACATCGGCAGCGTGAGCGCCACGGACAGGGACTCGGGCGCCAACGCCCAGGTCACCTACTCGCTGCTGCCGCCCGCGGACCCGCAgctgcccctggcctccctggtGTCCATCAACGCGGACAACGGGCAGCTGTTCGCGCTCAGGTCCCTGGATTACGAGGCGCTGCAGGCGTTCGAGTTCGGCGTGCGCGCGGCCGACCGCGGCTCGCCCGCGCTCAGCAGCCAGGCGCGGGTGCGCGTGCTGGTGCTGGACGACAACGACAACGCGCCCTTCGTGCTGTACCCGCCGCAGAACGGCTCTGCGCCCTGCACCGAGCTGGTGCCCAGGGCGGCCGAGGCGGGCTACCTGGTGACCAAGGTGGTGGCGGTGGACGGCGACTCGGGCCAGAACGCCTGGCTGTCGTACCAGCTGCTCAAGGCCACGGAGCCCGGGCTGTTCGGCGTGTGGGCGCACAACGGCGAGGTGCGCACGGCCCGGCTGCTGAGCGAGCGCGACGCCGTCAAGCACAGGCTGGTGGTGCTGGTCAAGGACAATGGCGAGCCGCCGCGCTCGGCCAGCGTCACGCTGCACGTGCTGCTGGTGGACGGCTTCTCGCAGCCCTACCTGCCGCTCCCGGAGGTGGCGGCGGCCGAGGCGCGGGCAGACCCGCTCACCGTCTACTTGGTCGTGGCCTTGGCGTCCGTGTCGTCGCTCTTCCTGTTCTCGGTGCTGGTGTTCGTGGCGGTGCGGCTGTGCAGGCGGAGCCGGGCGGCGTCTGCGGGTCGCTGCTCGGGGCCCGAGGGCCACTTTCCGGGCCACCTGGTGGACGTCAGCGGCACGGGTACCTTGTCGCAGAGCTACCAGTATGAGGTGTGTCTGACGGGAGACTCGGGGACCAATGAGTTTAAATTTCTGAAGCCAATTATCCCCAGCCTTCCAGTCCCTGACACTGGCAGGAATATAGGGGGAAATGAGAACTTTAGGAATAGCTTTGGATTCAACATtcaataaaattactttaaacttTGAATCTTTTGTTATTCTTGACAATCTGTGGATACTTTTTGCCAGTCTATAATGAATATTAGGCTGTATTATAGTTGCATGCACTATCACTTCTTGCGCTCTCCTTATAGTTGCTTTGAAAATCTTTATTAGTGGtcataatgaaatggaaatataatctgtgttttctgtttttttacacttatttggTCATAAATGTTATATTAACAGAGTtattagaattttttgttttggtaatgGTGTTATTTTGCAAGATAATGTTACTAATTATTTGGAGGTACAAACTGATGTATTAAGAGTGAATGCCCCTATATATGTGATTGACTACTAGACATTACattaaatcataaagaaaaaataaaaagtgctgtTGGATCTGGGTGGAGGAATATTGGATTTTATTGCACTATTCACTTTGCAGAGTTTCatcataaagtttaaaaaatgatactcCTCCATATTCAGTACCTAGGATACcttatttgcttgcttttttagtgtttttcaaGAATTCACTTTATGACAAAATAAAAGTGACCACATTGAAAATTATTGATTTCTTAAGTAAGTTTCCTTTGTTGTTCTTGTTAAGCTGTTGTGGGGAAGGAGCCTTATAATGCTGTGGGCCTTGAtgtcactgttttgttttcttaaataccaTGTTTGctagtttaaatttattttttatagtttatgatTTAACTAGAATGTAGGTCATGGTATCATCCTGGGTATGATAATAACTCTCCTTCAGAAGAGTACAGATAGAAACTTCTtaagaaattgaaatgaaaattcaaactGTTAAATGAATGAGGTTCGCTTTTCTATTGATTTGtaagagtaaatataaaaaatctttaatactTTGTGGTCTCTCTCAGATATCCACAAAGAAGGAATGTGTCTGTATTTATGGTTTATAGATATCTCATGGTATTACAGATTATGTCTCTAATATAGTCAGTTTAATGGAAGATTATAGGTAGAGATTTTCATAGCTATAATGCAATGTGGATATAGAGCTAGTGTAGCTTACATTTTTGTagtttctctcttaaaattagATATTATAGACTAAATGGTctaataaaatggaatttgacaTTGTGAAATGGGTGAAACAAATACCAATTTCCTtaggaattttttctttccttcattgaatttttacttattttgtgttgCAATAGGTATTTACTAGTTGtgagaatttcatataaatagatatttaaacagtaaaatcttgaaaaacaatgTTTGGGCCCTCTTAATCCCTCAGACTCATAAGAAGTAAATCTTATGCTTCTTACACACTAATAAGAATAGataagaacaggggcgcctgggtggctcagtcggttaagcgtccaacttcagctcaggtcatgatctcacggtccgtgagttcaagccccgtgtcgggctctgggctgatggctcagagcctggagcctgcttccgattctgtgtctccctctctctctgcccctcccctgttcatgctctgtctctctctgtctcaaaaataaataaaaaacgttaataaaaaaaaaattaaaaaaaaagaatagataagaaCAGAATAACCTATTTGAATAATGTGGGAACAAATTTGTAGACTACCAGATAGAGTAGAAGAGAATAGAATCCAGGGTCAGATCCTTTTATATGAGAActtggtctcttttttttaattccaagattttttatttaaattcaggttagttaacatatactgtagtattggtttcaggagtagaatttagtgattcatcacttacatgttgTTACCCaatactcatcccaacaagtggcctccttaatgcccattgcccatttagcccttatcctcacccacctcccctccagcaaccttcgtcagtttgttctctatatttaagagtcttttatggtttgcctccctctctgtttttatcttattttatttttccttcccttcccctatgttcatcagtttttgtttcttaaattccacatgtgagtgaaatcatagtatttgtctttctgtgactgacttactttgcttagcataatacactctagctccatccacatctttgcaaatggcaagattttattcttttgatagtTGTGTAATattgcacatcttctttatccattcataagtcaatggacatttgggctctttccataatttggctattgttcatagtgctgctataaacattggggtatatgtgctcCTTTGGATcagtagttttgtatcctttggataaatacctagcagtgcaatttctgagttatagggtagttctatctttaattttcgGAGGAACCCTCACACTATTTTCTAGAGTAGCTGTACCAGGTCATGTTCCCACCAACATtataagagggttcccttttctctccatccttgccaacttctattgtttcctgagttgttaattttagccattctgacagatgggaggtagtatctcattgcagttttggcttgtatttccctgatgatgagtcatgttgaccatcttttcatgtgtcttagctatttgtatgtcttatttggagaaatgcctattcatgtcttctgctaattcttaactggattatttatttttggccatGTTGAGTTTGATTAAGAGAACTTGGTTGTAATAGGGGAGGTGTTAAAATCACTAGGAGGTAGGAGCAAGTCATATTACTTAGAAAATGCTATTGGGAAAATTGGGTCactatataaagaaaatcctGATCTCATGCCATGTAAGAATAAACTTTATATGGATCTAAGAGgtgaatttaaagtattttaattgagaaaatgtaataaatctaggtaaaaatatatttatgaccATACTATTAGTTTGAATTTCTTAAACAAGGctttaaaagtacaaaataaagatgaaagttGACAAATATTTCTATCTCAGAACTAAAGGACAGCATAGGCTAGATAAAAGACAGGTAGAAGCTACTTGCAGCAGTTTACCTGAGAAGGATTAATATTCAGATTATTCAAATAATTGTTGCAGATAAGCAAAAATCAAAAAGTCGAGAGacaataagattttttaaaggataaagggaaaagaaattttaaaaagggaaacctAAGTCTGAAAAGAACTTGAAATGATGCTTGACCTCATTAGTTGGTGAAAAAACATACTACAATAAGACACTAGTTTACACCCATTGCATGcgtaaaaatgagaaatttgcaTAATATCAAGTGGAACAACAGGAAATCACATGTACAGCCCACTTTGAGAGATTTTCATAGGACTTAATGAAATTTAGAATGAATATACCCTCTGATTCAGGAATTCTACTTCGGGTAAATAAGAcagaaaattctttcatttttcattgaagtatagttgacacacaatgttgtaAGTTTAAGAGGTATAAGCCAGAAAATTTCTTTCACGGCTTCACAAATGATATATATAAGAATGTTCATCTTGGGAATCAATCCCAAGAATAGGAGTCAATCCTACATATCCATCAGTGAAACAACTGATAAATTAAATGTGGAAAAGGtttctgaaggatattttattttttattttattagttttttttagtgtttattttatttttgagagagagagagacagagcgtgagtgggagaggggcagagagagagggaaacacagaatctgaaacaggcttccaggctctgagttgtcagcacagagcctgatgcagggctcgaacccacgaactgcgagatcatgacctgagctaaagttggacgcttaaccgaatgagccacccaggcacccctaaatcccaaatactttaaagtttatttttatttatttattttgagagaaacagaggcagcatgagtcagggaggggcagagagagaatcccaagcaggttctgagttGCCAATGCAGGCCTTGACATGGGGcttatctcatgaaccatgagatcatgacctgtgccaaaatcaagagtcagacgcttaactgactgagccaccgaggcaccccccccaagatattttgaaaggaagaaagatactGAAATTTATGGCACAGTGCCATACGTATCTATGTAATAcataatttcttatatatttataaatatataaataagcatattggagggagagaaataagaaatgcaGGAAAGAAGATGTGTTTAAAGCAGAATAAGGGACACAGAAGTGGGAGATATACCAATGTCAATGACAGAGATTGTGTCTTCCAAGAGATTGTTTTAATTGACTGCAGCATTATAGAGTTGATTTAGTATTGATTAGTTGAAGTTGgtaaaaaatgcatattatttatCTTCCTGAGGTCAATTGCCCATACTCTAGGAAGCTAAGAGTTGTAACTTTGAGACATAATAATATCCTTGAGACTTATTTTTCATAAGGATGGTATAGATTATGTAGACCAATGCTTCCACTGAAAAAAATTAGCTAATAAGACACTAATATATTATCAGGTCACAATTAATGTCTAAGGGTAATCCAAGGAGATAAATGAACCTAAAAACTACCTTTTCCCTGGAATCTATAGAATCCTGGAAAGTGTGAACCCCTATTTTGATGGTTTATATAATAAGGGAGGAAATCAAAGCATAACAAAGTGAGAAGTTTATAGAAGAGCTCTGCATTAATAAAAATGGATCCCTAAGAGATATACCTTTGAGATGAAAGTAAACTGGAAATGGGCAAGTCCTTGTGTGGAAATTCAGCTCTGAACTTGTTAGTGGTTGTTGACAAGTAGTGCTTCCAGATCCTGATGGAACCAAAAGCAGACCTTCTATGTAAGAAAGCTCATCCTAAGGCTAAAAACATTCATATACATAAGTTTTCCATTCTTAACTTGAACAAAGATAACTGCATACACAAGGAAACATGACACCATGAGTGAGAGCCagcagaaaaaaaacagaagtatacCTCAAACATTTTGATTAGCAGACATAATCTGATAATATACTGAACACTTAAAGGTTATACTTGAAGATGTATAGGGAATAAGAAATGTGACAGATTAttaaagaaccaaatagaaatccTAGATCTGAAATATAtaaccaaaatttaaattcaatcaaaactgaataaaaggtTTATTAGGAAAGTAGATATTACCAGATGAATAATTTGAGAAGTGAAAGATAGGTCAGAATATAATTTATCTAGCATATAGCTCAGAGAGTTCAGAAGATGAAAAATATGGAGGATATGGTTAGAAACATAGGACAAACTAAAAAGGTTTAAGATAGGatcagaagcaatatttgaaaaatattgtagGGATGTCTGGCTGGTTCATTggtggagcacatgactcttaatcttagggttgtgaattcaagccccaaattgggtgtggagcccacgtaaaaaatttatatatatatatatatatatatatatatatatatatatatatatatatatatatataatagagagattgcataaattaaaaaaatatataaaaatgaaaacgcATAGGGAAAAGACATGTAATCTTTAAATACATGACAGTTAGACAGACAGCTATGTTCCATGTTGACAATCTCTAAACTGTGGCACTGAAAACTTAAAGTAAGATATCTTCAATATGCTGAAAGAGATTAGCAAATCTTCCTGCCTTAACGTCTTTGCACATAAGAGTCATCAAATGAGAGAATCAAATGAGAGAGATCAGTTTGGGTTTAAATTAAACAAgatggggggggcacctgggtggctcagtcggttggccaAGGGACTa contains the following coding sequences:
- the LOC102957756 gene encoding protocadherin beta-14, yielding MEIKGVLALQKRQVLILFVLLGLSQAGPESVRYSVAEETEVGSFVANLARDLGLGVEELSSRDARVVSDDNEKHLQLDLLTGDLLLNEKLDREELCGFTEPCVLHFQMVLENPLEFFRGELHVKDINDHSPMFLDKEILLKISESTSSGTTFLMESAQDLDVGTNSLQNYTLSPNSHFYIKIRDSGDGKIYPELVLDRALDHEEEPELTLTLIALDGGSPPRTGTTLVLIKVLDINDNAPEFAQRLYEVHVLEDTPAGSWIITISAKDMDSGNYGKISYTFLHASEDIRKTFEINPISGEVHLRSCLDFEVIQFYTINIQATDGGGLSEECSLLVKVVDINDNPPEVTISSFTKTIPENASETLVALFSVRDQDAGDNGRMVCSIQDELPFFLKPTFKNFFTLVSEKALDRETRSEYNITITVTDLGTPRLKTQHNITVTVSDVNDNAPAFSQTTYTLRVRENNSPALHIGSVSATDRDSGANAQVTYSLLPPADPQLPLASLVSINADNGQLFALRSLDYEALQAFEFGVRAADRGSPALSSQARVRVLVLDDNDNAPFVLYPPQNGSAPCTELVPRAAEAGYLVTKVVAVDGDSGQNAWLSYQLLKATEPGLFGVWAHNGEVRTARLLSERDAVKHRLVVLVKDNGEPPRSASVTLHVLLVDGFSQPYLPLPEVAAAEARADPLTVYLVVALASVSSLFLFSVLVFVAVRLCRRSRAASAGRCSGPEGHFPGHLVDVSGTGTLSQSYQYEVCLTGDSGTNEFKFLKPIIPSLPVPDTGRNIGGNENFRNSFGFNIQ